A section of the Oncorhynchus keta strain PuntledgeMale-10-30-2019 chromosome 15, Oket_V2, whole genome shotgun sequence genome encodes:
- the LOC118395028 gene encoding rap guanine nucleotide exchange factor 4-like isoform X4 produces MAGLLAPPYGAMESGSNNDRLADKEGLGSNTLSLMNKSLNKVQSERLQRGGKVMRNAILSRAPHMIRDRKYHLKTYRQCCVGTELVDWLVQQSTCVHTRSHAVGMWQALLEEGVLNHVDQELGFQDKYLFYRFLDDEEEDTPLPSEEEKRESEEELPETILFLAQIGPDALLRMILRKPPGQRTGDDLEIIYDELLHIKALSHLSNTVKRELASVLIFESHATAGTVLFNQGEEGTSWYIIQKGSVNVVIYGKGVVCTLHEGDDFGKLALVTDSARAASIVLREDNCHFLRVDKEDFNRILRDVEANTVRLKEHEQAVLVLEKSPRASTLGNIKYTVMSGTPEKILDHFLETMRMDTHHADPDPAVDDFVLMHCVFMPNSQFCQLLMAHYHAVAPPGSEQERLEYAVTSKRRVLNLALRWAAVHTHHLQEEQAALTFLEELYGSVSSDSRILRALKDFVPDLEKVVKLHSEEAKLKKQKVLLREFSNGDERLAKKQPIRNCDEILLKVYCSDHTYTTIRVAVAATGREVTSAVADKLASNDDLLLVHLSSAGEKQMLKPNDVSVFSTLSINGRMFACPRDQLNALTPLPDQEGPSAGSMSSFELMSSKDLAYQMTLYDWELFSCVHEHELLYHTFGRQSFRRTTANLDLFLRRFNQVQLWVVTEVCLCGQLSKRVQLLKKFIKIAAHCREFKNLNSFFAIIMGMSNPAVSRLTQTWEKLPSKFKKFYAEFESMMDPSRNHRAYRLTVTKIEPPIIPFMPLLLKDMTFSHEGNKTFIDNMVNFEKIRMIANTIRAVRHCRSQSFNPEVCQPNKNHAEVRGYVRKLCVIDNQRTLTTLSYRLEPRRT; encoded by the exons ATGGCTGGACTTCTGGCCCCTCCATATGGAGCCATGGAGAGTGGATCCAACAATGATC GGCTGGCAGACAAAGAAGGTCTAGGTTCCAATACTCTCAGCCTCATGAACAAGTCTCTCAACAAG GTTCAGTCAGAGAGGCTGCAGCGAGGGGGGAAGGTGATGCGGAACGCCATCCTCTCCAGAGCACCCCACATGATCAGGGACAGGAAGTACCACCTCAAGACATACAG GCAGTGTTGTGTAGGTACAGAGCTGGTAGACTGGCTGGTGCAACAGAGTACCTGTGTACACACTCGCtctcatgctgtagggatgtggCAGGCTCTGCTGGAGGAGGGAGTACTGAACCACG TGGACCAAGAGTTGGGGTTCCAGGACAAGTACCTGTTCTACCGTTTCCTTGACGACGAGGAGGAGGACACCCCGTTGCCTAgcgaggaggagaagagagagagtgaggaagagctTCCTGAGACCATCCTCTTCCTTGCCCAGATAGGACCTGACGCCCTGCTGCGCATGATCCTCCGCAAACC tCCTGGTCAGAGGACAGGTGATGATCTGGAGATCATCTATGATGAGCTGCTTCACATCAAGGCCTTATCCCACCTCTCCAACACT GTGAAGAGGGAGCTGGCCAGTGTTCTGATATTTGAGTCCCACGCCACTGCAGGAACCGTGT TGTTTAACCAGGGTGAGGAGGGCACATCCTGGTACATCATCCAGAAGGGCTCTGTCAATGTGGTCATCTACGGCAAG GGTGTGGTGTGTACCCTGCACGAGGGAGATGACTTTGGGAAGCTGGCACTGGTGACAGACTCCGCTCGAGCTGCCTCCATCGTCCTCAGAGAAGACAACTGTCACTTCCTCCGAGTGGACAAGGAAGACTTCAACAGGATACTCAGG GACGTGGAGGCGAATACAGTGCGCCTGAAGGAGCATGAGCAGGCTGTGCTGGTCCTGGAGAAGAGTCCCAGAGCCTCTACTCTGGGAAACATCAAGTACACTGTGATGTCTGGAACCCCTGAGAAGATCCTAGACCACTTCCTGGAGACCATGAGGATGGACACACACCACGCTgacccag atCCTGCGGTAGATGACTTTGTCCTCATGCACTGTGTCTTCATGCCTAACAGCCAGTTCTGCCAGTTGCTCATGGCACA CTACCATGCGGTGGCTCCCCCGGGTTCGGAGCAGGAGAGGTTGGAGTACGCTGTGACCTCTAAAAGACGAGTCCTCAATCTGGCCCTGCGCTGGgcggcagtacacacacaccatctacaGGAGGAGCAAGCAGCACTCACATTcctggag gAGCTGTATGGGAGTGTGTCCAGTGACTCACGGATCCTCAGAGCGCTGAAAGACTTTGTACCCGACTTGGAGAAGGTCGTCAAACTACA TTCAGAAGAGGCCAAATTGAAAAAG CAGAAGGTCCTTCTTAGAGAGTTCAGCAACGGAGACGAGAGACTAGCGAAGAAACAACCCATCAGGAACTGTGACgaaa tcctgtTGAAGGTCTACTGCAGTGACCATACCTATACCACTATCCGGGTTGCCGTGGCAGCCACAGGGAGAGAGGTGACCAGTGCTGTGGCTGACAAACTGGCCTCAAACGATGACCTACTATTGGTCCACCTCAGCTCCGCAGGCG AGAAGCAGATGCTGAAGCCCAATGATGTGTCCGTATTCTCCACTCTGAGCATCAACGGGCGTATGTTCGCCTGTCCCAGGGACCAGCTGAATGCGCTG acccCTCTCCCAGACCAGGAGGGGCCCTCAGCGGGGTCCATGTCCAGTTTTGAACTGATGAGTTCTAAAGACCTGGCCTACCAGATGACCCTGTATGACTGGGAACTCTTCAGCTGCGTGCACGAg catGAGCTGTTGTACCATACGTTTGGCCGTCAGAGCTTCAGGAGAACCACCGCCAACCTGGACCTCTTCTTACGCAG GTTCAACCAGGTGCAGCTGTGGGTTGTGAcagaggtgtgtctgtgtggtcagCTCAGCAAACGGGTTCAGCTGCTCAAGAAGTTCATCAAGATCGCTGCTCA CTGCCGGGAGTTTAAGAATCTGAACTCGTTCTTTGCCATCATCATGGGTATGAGCAACCCTGCAGTCAGCCGACTCACCCAGACCTGGGAG AAACTCCCCAGCAAGTTCAAGAAGTTCTACGCTGAATTTGAAAGCATGATG gacCCGTCCAGGAACCACCGGGCCTACCGGCTGACCGTCACCAAAATCGAGCCGCCAATCATCCCCTTCATGCCCCTCCTCCTCAAAG ACATGACTTTCAGTCACGAGGGCAACAAGACATTCATAGACAACATGGTCAACTTTGAGAAGATA CGGATGATAGCAAACACCATCCGGGCAGTGAGACACTGCAGGAGTCAGTCGTTCA aCCCCGAGGTGTGTCAGCCCAATAAGAACCATGCGGAGGTGAGGGGCTATGTCAGAAAGCTGTGTGTGATTGACAACCAGCGGACCCTGACAACGCTCTCCTATAGGCTGGAGCCCCGCAGGACCTGA
- the LOC118395028 gene encoding rap guanine nucleotide exchange factor 4-like isoform X1, whose protein sequence is MNPWVKASPGSIHTHTHTDTLTQWYEPLGKGITWKYTHTDTLTQWYEPLGKGITCPSLAFSFTMTRHYTVDRFMKAYKLLCDGGMLCAVFRQGDIGTSWYAVLSGSLDVKVSETANHQDAVAICTLGIGTAFGESILDNTPRHATIVSRETSELLRIEQREFKSLWEKYRQCMAGLLAPPYGAMESGSNNDRLADKEGLGSNTLSLMNKSLNKVQSERLQRGGKVMRNAILSRAPHMIRDRKYHLKTYRQCCVGTELVDWLVQQSTCVHTRSHAVGMWQALLEEGVLNHVDQELGFQDKYLFYRFLDDEEEDTPLPSEEEKRESEEELPETILFLAQIGPDALLRMILRKPPGQRTGDDLEIIYDELLHIKALSHLSNTVKRELASVLIFESHATAGTVLFNQGEEGTSWYIIQKGSVNVVIYGKGVVCTLHEGDDFGKLALVTDSARAASIVLREDNCHFLRVDKEDFNRILRDVEANTVRLKEHEQAVLVLEKSPRASTLGNIKYTVMSGTPEKILDHFLETMRMDTHHADPDPAVDDFVLMHCVFMPNSQFCQLLMAHYHAVAPPGSEQERLEYAVTSKRRVLNLALRWAAVHTHHLQEEQAALTFLEELYGSVSSDSRILRALKDFVPDLEKVVKLHSEEAKLKKQKVLLREFSNGDERLAKKQPIRNCDEILLKVYCSDHTYTTIRVAVAATGREVTSAVADKLASNDDLLLVHLSSAGEKQMLKPNDVSVFSTLSINGRMFACPRDQLNALTPLPDQEGPSAGSMSSFELMSSKDLAYQMTLYDWELFSCVHEHELLYHTFGRQSFRRTTANLDLFLRRFNQVQLWVVTEVCLCGQLSKRVQLLKKFIKIAAHCREFKNLNSFFAIIMGMSNPAVSRLTQTWEKLPSKFKKFYAEFESMMDPSRNHRAYRLTVTKIEPPIIPFMPLLLKDMTFSHEGNKTFIDNMVNFEKIRMIANTIRAVRHCRSQSFNPEVCQPNKNHAEVRGYVRKLCVIDNQRTLTTLSYRLEPRRT, encoded by the exons ATGAACCCCTGGGTAAAGGCATCACCTggaagtatacacacacacacacacactgacacactcactcaGTGGTATGAACCCCTGGGTAAAGGCATCACCTGGAagtatacacacactgacacactcactcaGTGGTATGAACCCCTGGGTAAAGGCATCACCTGTCCTTCATTGGCTTTCAGCTTCACTATGACTCGTCACTATACTGTTGACCGTTTTATGAAGGCTTATAAGCTGTTATGTGATGGTGGTATGCTCTGTGCAGTGTTCCGCCAGGGTGACATCGGGACCAGCTGGTATGCTGTTCTGTCTGGTTCTCTGGACGTCAAGGTGTCGGAAACAGCCAACCACCAG GATGCTGTCGCTATCTGCACGCTGGGAATCGGGACGGCGTTTGGAGAGTCGATTCTGGATAATACTCCTCGCCACGCCACCATCGTCAGCAGAGAGACCAGCGAATTGCTCCGCATTGAACAGAGAGAGTTCAAGAGCCtatgggag AAGTACCGTCAGTGTATGGCTGGACTTCTGGCCCCTCCATATGGAGCCATGGAGAGTGGATCCAACAATGATC GGCTGGCAGACAAAGAAGGTCTAGGTTCCAATACTCTCAGCCTCATGAACAAGTCTCTCAACAAG GTTCAGTCAGAGAGGCTGCAGCGAGGGGGGAAGGTGATGCGGAACGCCATCCTCTCCAGAGCACCCCACATGATCAGGGACAGGAAGTACCACCTCAAGACATACAG GCAGTGTTGTGTAGGTACAGAGCTGGTAGACTGGCTGGTGCAACAGAGTACCTGTGTACACACTCGCtctcatgctgtagggatgtggCAGGCTCTGCTGGAGGAGGGAGTACTGAACCACG TGGACCAAGAGTTGGGGTTCCAGGACAAGTACCTGTTCTACCGTTTCCTTGACGACGAGGAGGAGGACACCCCGTTGCCTAgcgaggaggagaagagagagagtgaggaagagctTCCTGAGACCATCCTCTTCCTTGCCCAGATAGGACCTGACGCCCTGCTGCGCATGATCCTCCGCAAACC tCCTGGTCAGAGGACAGGTGATGATCTGGAGATCATCTATGATGAGCTGCTTCACATCAAGGCCTTATCCCACCTCTCCAACACT GTGAAGAGGGAGCTGGCCAGTGTTCTGATATTTGAGTCCCACGCCACTGCAGGAACCGTGT TGTTTAACCAGGGTGAGGAGGGCACATCCTGGTACATCATCCAGAAGGGCTCTGTCAATGTGGTCATCTACGGCAAG GGTGTGGTGTGTACCCTGCACGAGGGAGATGACTTTGGGAAGCTGGCACTGGTGACAGACTCCGCTCGAGCTGCCTCCATCGTCCTCAGAGAAGACAACTGTCACTTCCTCCGAGTGGACAAGGAAGACTTCAACAGGATACTCAGG GACGTGGAGGCGAATACAGTGCGCCTGAAGGAGCATGAGCAGGCTGTGCTGGTCCTGGAGAAGAGTCCCAGAGCCTCTACTCTGGGAAACATCAAGTACACTGTGATGTCTGGAACCCCTGAGAAGATCCTAGACCACTTCCTGGAGACCATGAGGATGGACACACACCACGCTgacccag atCCTGCGGTAGATGACTTTGTCCTCATGCACTGTGTCTTCATGCCTAACAGCCAGTTCTGCCAGTTGCTCATGGCACA CTACCATGCGGTGGCTCCCCCGGGTTCGGAGCAGGAGAGGTTGGAGTACGCTGTGACCTCTAAAAGACGAGTCCTCAATCTGGCCCTGCGCTGGgcggcagtacacacacaccatctacaGGAGGAGCAAGCAGCACTCACATTcctggag gAGCTGTATGGGAGTGTGTCCAGTGACTCACGGATCCTCAGAGCGCTGAAAGACTTTGTACCCGACTTGGAGAAGGTCGTCAAACTACA TTCAGAAGAGGCCAAATTGAAAAAG CAGAAGGTCCTTCTTAGAGAGTTCAGCAACGGAGACGAGAGACTAGCGAAGAAACAACCCATCAGGAACTGTGACgaaa tcctgtTGAAGGTCTACTGCAGTGACCATACCTATACCACTATCCGGGTTGCCGTGGCAGCCACAGGGAGAGAGGTGACCAGTGCTGTGGCTGACAAACTGGCCTCAAACGATGACCTACTATTGGTCCACCTCAGCTCCGCAGGCG AGAAGCAGATGCTGAAGCCCAATGATGTGTCCGTATTCTCCACTCTGAGCATCAACGGGCGTATGTTCGCCTGTCCCAGGGACCAGCTGAATGCGCTG acccCTCTCCCAGACCAGGAGGGGCCCTCAGCGGGGTCCATGTCCAGTTTTGAACTGATGAGTTCTAAAGACCTGGCCTACCAGATGACCCTGTATGACTGGGAACTCTTCAGCTGCGTGCACGAg catGAGCTGTTGTACCATACGTTTGGCCGTCAGAGCTTCAGGAGAACCACCGCCAACCTGGACCTCTTCTTACGCAG GTTCAACCAGGTGCAGCTGTGGGTTGTGAcagaggtgtgtctgtgtggtcagCTCAGCAAACGGGTTCAGCTGCTCAAGAAGTTCATCAAGATCGCTGCTCA CTGCCGGGAGTTTAAGAATCTGAACTCGTTCTTTGCCATCATCATGGGTATGAGCAACCCTGCAGTCAGCCGACTCACCCAGACCTGGGAG AAACTCCCCAGCAAGTTCAAGAAGTTCTACGCTGAATTTGAAAGCATGATG gacCCGTCCAGGAACCACCGGGCCTACCGGCTGACCGTCACCAAAATCGAGCCGCCAATCATCCCCTTCATGCCCCTCCTCCTCAAAG ACATGACTTTCAGTCACGAGGGCAACAAGACATTCATAGACAACATGGTCAACTTTGAGAAGATA CGGATGATAGCAAACACCATCCGGGCAGTGAGACACTGCAGGAGTCAGTCGTTCA aCCCCGAGGTGTGTCAGCCCAATAAGAACCATGCGGAGGTGAGGGGCTATGTCAGAAAGCTGTGTGTGATTGACAACCAGCGGACCCTGACAACGCTCTCCTATAGGCTGGAGCCCCGCAGGACCTGA
- the LOC118395028 gene encoding rap guanine nucleotide exchange factor 4-like isoform X2, with protein MNPWVKASPGSIHTHTHTDTLTQWYEPLGKGITWKYTHTDTLTQWYEPLGKGITCPSLAFSFTMTRHYTVDRFMKAYKLLCDGGMLCAVFRQGDIGTSWYAVLSGSLDVKVSETANHQDAVAICTLGIGTAFGESILDNTPRHATIVSRETSELLRIEQREFKSLWEKYRQCMAGLLAPPYGAMESGSNNDRLADKEGLGSNTLSLMNKSLNKVQSERLQRGGKVMRNAILSRAPHMIRDRKYHLKTYRQCCVGTELVDWLVQQSTCVHTRSHAVGMWQALLEEGVLNHVDQELGFQDKYLFYRFLDDEEEDTPLPSEEEKRESEEELPETILFLAQIGPDALLRMILRKPPGQRTGDDLEIIYDELLHIKALSHLSNTVKRELASVLIFESHATAGTVLFNQGEEGTSWYIIQKGSVNVVIYGKGVVCTLHEGDDFGKLALVTDSARAASIVLREDNCHFLRVDKEDFNRILRDVEANTVRLKEHEQAVLVLEKSPRASTLGNIKYTVMSGTPEKILDHFLETMRMDTHHADPDPAVDDFVLMHCVFMPNSQFCQLLMAHYHAVAPPGSEQERLEYAVTSKRRVLNLALRWAAVHTHHLQEEQAALTFLEELYGSVSSDSRILRALKDFVPDLEKVVKLHSEEAKLKKKVLLREFSNGDERLAKKQPIRNCDEILLKVYCSDHTYTTIRVAVAATGREVTSAVADKLASNDDLLLVHLSSAGEKQMLKPNDVSVFSTLSINGRMFACPRDQLNALTPLPDQEGPSAGSMSSFELMSSKDLAYQMTLYDWELFSCVHEHELLYHTFGRQSFRRTTANLDLFLRRFNQVQLWVVTEVCLCGQLSKRVQLLKKFIKIAAHCREFKNLNSFFAIIMGMSNPAVSRLTQTWEKLPSKFKKFYAEFESMMDPSRNHRAYRLTVTKIEPPIIPFMPLLLKDMTFSHEGNKTFIDNMVNFEKIRMIANTIRAVRHCRSQSFNPEVCQPNKNHAEVRGYVRKLCVIDNQRTLTTLSYRLEPRRT; from the exons ATGAACCCCTGGGTAAAGGCATCACCTggaagtatacacacacacacacacactgacacactcactcaGTGGTATGAACCCCTGGGTAAAGGCATCACCTGGAagtatacacacactgacacactcactcaGTGGTATGAACCCCTGGGTAAAGGCATCACCTGTCCTTCATTGGCTTTCAGCTTCACTATGACTCGTCACTATACTGTTGACCGTTTTATGAAGGCTTATAAGCTGTTATGTGATGGTGGTATGCTCTGTGCAGTGTTCCGCCAGGGTGACATCGGGACCAGCTGGTATGCTGTTCTGTCTGGTTCTCTGGACGTCAAGGTGTCGGAAACAGCCAACCACCAG GATGCTGTCGCTATCTGCACGCTGGGAATCGGGACGGCGTTTGGAGAGTCGATTCTGGATAATACTCCTCGCCACGCCACCATCGTCAGCAGAGAGACCAGCGAATTGCTCCGCATTGAACAGAGAGAGTTCAAGAGCCtatgggag AAGTACCGTCAGTGTATGGCTGGACTTCTGGCCCCTCCATATGGAGCCATGGAGAGTGGATCCAACAATGATC GGCTGGCAGACAAAGAAGGTCTAGGTTCCAATACTCTCAGCCTCATGAACAAGTCTCTCAACAAG GTTCAGTCAGAGAGGCTGCAGCGAGGGGGGAAGGTGATGCGGAACGCCATCCTCTCCAGAGCACCCCACATGATCAGGGACAGGAAGTACCACCTCAAGACATACAG GCAGTGTTGTGTAGGTACAGAGCTGGTAGACTGGCTGGTGCAACAGAGTACCTGTGTACACACTCGCtctcatgctgtagggatgtggCAGGCTCTGCTGGAGGAGGGAGTACTGAACCACG TGGACCAAGAGTTGGGGTTCCAGGACAAGTACCTGTTCTACCGTTTCCTTGACGACGAGGAGGAGGACACCCCGTTGCCTAgcgaggaggagaagagagagagtgaggaagagctTCCTGAGACCATCCTCTTCCTTGCCCAGATAGGACCTGACGCCCTGCTGCGCATGATCCTCCGCAAACC tCCTGGTCAGAGGACAGGTGATGATCTGGAGATCATCTATGATGAGCTGCTTCACATCAAGGCCTTATCCCACCTCTCCAACACT GTGAAGAGGGAGCTGGCCAGTGTTCTGATATTTGAGTCCCACGCCACTGCAGGAACCGTGT TGTTTAACCAGGGTGAGGAGGGCACATCCTGGTACATCATCCAGAAGGGCTCTGTCAATGTGGTCATCTACGGCAAG GGTGTGGTGTGTACCCTGCACGAGGGAGATGACTTTGGGAAGCTGGCACTGGTGACAGACTCCGCTCGAGCTGCCTCCATCGTCCTCAGAGAAGACAACTGTCACTTCCTCCGAGTGGACAAGGAAGACTTCAACAGGATACTCAGG GACGTGGAGGCGAATACAGTGCGCCTGAAGGAGCATGAGCAGGCTGTGCTGGTCCTGGAGAAGAGTCCCAGAGCCTCTACTCTGGGAAACATCAAGTACACTGTGATGTCTGGAACCCCTGAGAAGATCCTAGACCACTTCCTGGAGACCATGAGGATGGACACACACCACGCTgacccag atCCTGCGGTAGATGACTTTGTCCTCATGCACTGTGTCTTCATGCCTAACAGCCAGTTCTGCCAGTTGCTCATGGCACA CTACCATGCGGTGGCTCCCCCGGGTTCGGAGCAGGAGAGGTTGGAGTACGCTGTGACCTCTAAAAGACGAGTCCTCAATCTGGCCCTGCGCTGGgcggcagtacacacacaccatctacaGGAGGAGCAAGCAGCACTCACATTcctggag gAGCTGTATGGGAGTGTGTCCAGTGACTCACGGATCCTCAGAGCGCTGAAAGACTTTGTACCCGACTTGGAGAAGGTCGTCAAACTACA TTCAGAAGAGGCCAAATTGAAAAAG AAGGTCCTTCTTAGAGAGTTCAGCAACGGAGACGAGAGACTAGCGAAGAAACAACCCATCAGGAACTGTGACgaaa tcctgtTGAAGGTCTACTGCAGTGACCATACCTATACCACTATCCGGGTTGCCGTGGCAGCCACAGGGAGAGAGGTGACCAGTGCTGTGGCTGACAAACTGGCCTCAAACGATGACCTACTATTGGTCCACCTCAGCTCCGCAGGCG AGAAGCAGATGCTGAAGCCCAATGATGTGTCCGTATTCTCCACTCTGAGCATCAACGGGCGTATGTTCGCCTGTCCCAGGGACCAGCTGAATGCGCTG acccCTCTCCCAGACCAGGAGGGGCCCTCAGCGGGGTCCATGTCCAGTTTTGAACTGATGAGTTCTAAAGACCTGGCCTACCAGATGACCCTGTATGACTGGGAACTCTTCAGCTGCGTGCACGAg catGAGCTGTTGTACCATACGTTTGGCCGTCAGAGCTTCAGGAGAACCACCGCCAACCTGGACCTCTTCTTACGCAG GTTCAACCAGGTGCAGCTGTGGGTTGTGAcagaggtgtgtctgtgtggtcagCTCAGCAAACGGGTTCAGCTGCTCAAGAAGTTCATCAAGATCGCTGCTCA CTGCCGGGAGTTTAAGAATCTGAACTCGTTCTTTGCCATCATCATGGGTATGAGCAACCCTGCAGTCAGCCGACTCACCCAGACCTGGGAG AAACTCCCCAGCAAGTTCAAGAAGTTCTACGCTGAATTTGAAAGCATGATG gacCCGTCCAGGAACCACCGGGCCTACCGGCTGACCGTCACCAAAATCGAGCCGCCAATCATCCCCTTCATGCCCCTCCTCCTCAAAG ACATGACTTTCAGTCACGAGGGCAACAAGACATTCATAGACAACATGGTCAACTTTGAGAAGATA CGGATGATAGCAAACACCATCCGGGCAGTGAGACACTGCAGGAGTCAGTCGTTCA aCCCCGAGGTGTGTCAGCCCAATAAGAACCATGCGGAGGTGAGGGGCTATGTCAGAAAGCTGTGTGTGATTGACAACCAGCGGACCCTGACAACGCTCTCCTATAGGCTGGAGCCCCGCAGGACCTGA